The Calditerrivibrio sp. genome has a window encoding:
- the trpB gene encoding tryptophan synthase subunit beta translates to MKGFFGEFGGQFVAETLIPALDQLEEAFLRLKNDEYFNKELNYLLQSYAGRPTPTYFAKNMSNLYGCKLYLKREDLLHTGAHKINNTIGQGLLTKYIGKKRVIAETGAGQHGVATATVAALLGLKCTIYMGKLDAQRQEINVRRMRLLGAEVRVVDEGSRTLKDAVSAALRDWIMNVDNTHYIIGSALGPHPFPTMVAYFQSVIGKESRGFFETNSLSYPDYVIACVGGGSNAIGIFKGFLDIERVNLIGVEAGGRSHKIGDHAMSINAGAKGIFQGSLSYVVQKDGGQIAPVHSISAGLDYPGIGPEHAYLHSIGRVKYDSVTDDEAMEGFYALTKHEGILPALESSHAVGYFIKEHKKFKDSTVLVLISGRGDKDMGIVSEYEKDRGII, encoded by the coding sequence ATGAAGGGTTTTTTTGGTGAGTTTGGAGGTCAGTTTGTGGCGGAGACGCTTATACCTGCCCTTGATCAATTAGAGGAAGCCTTTTTGAGGTTGAAAAATGATGAATACTTTAACAAAGAATTGAATTATCTTTTGCAAAGTTATGCAGGAAGGCCTACTCCTACCTATTTTGCTAAAAATATGTCTAACTTATATGGGTGTAAACTTTATTTAAAAAGGGAGGATCTTTTACATACAGGCGCCCATAAGATAAACAATACTATTGGACAGGGTCTTCTCACAAAATATATTGGTAAGAAAAGGGTGATAGCCGAAACTGGCGCTGGACAGCATGGAGTAGCTACTGCTACTGTTGCTGCACTTTTGGGACTTAAGTGTACCATTTACATGGGAAAGCTCGATGCCCAGAGACAAGAGATAAATGTACGCAGGATGAGGCTTTTGGGGGCTGAAGTAAGAGTGGTGGATGAAGGTAGTAGAACATTGAAAGACGCTGTAAGTGCAGCTTTGAGGGATTGGATAATGAATGTGGACAATACCCATTACATCATCGGTTCGGCTCTGGGGCCACATCCATTTCCTACAATGGTGGCTTATTTCCAGTCGGTGATAGGAAAGGAATCAAGGGGATTTTTTGAGACTAATTCACTTTCTTATCCAGATTATGTGATAGCTTGTGTTGGTGGAGGTAGTAATGCTATCGGTATTTTTAAGGGTTTTCTGGATATAGAAAGGGTTAATCTGATAGGTGTTGAGGCTGGGGGTAGATCCCATAAAATAGGTGACCATGCCATGTCGATAAATGCGGGAGCAAAGGGGATCTTTCAGGGTAGTCTTAGCTATGTTGTTCAGAAAGATGGTGGTCAGATAGCTCCAGTGCATTCTATATCTGCTGGACTTGACTATCCGGGAATTGGGCCAGAGCATGCTTATCTACATTCTATTGGTAGGGTAAAGTATGATTCTGTTACAGATGATGAAGCGATGGAGGGGTTTTATGCTCTTACAAAACATGAGGGTATTCTTCCAGCACTGGAATCAAGTCATGCAGTGGGTTATTTTATCAAGGAACATAAGAAGTTTAAGGATAGCACTGTTCTGGTATTGATTTCAGGTAGAGGGGACAAGGATATGGGGATAGTATCGGAGTACGAAAAAGATAGGGGTATTATATGA
- the trpA gene encoding tryptophan synthase subunit alpha gives MKGAYILYNYPTEELFKKEFQYLLDSKVDFIEVGLPFNDPVADGPVIARASDEVAERGYSLDEIVLEKVSKKIYFMTYSNVIFSYGFNRFSERFGNVLEGVIVADLPNRGHTFFKEHGFTIPIVPFATPESRDEDLVLLDQLSGDFVYFIGIRGITGGNVNFKSDDIRKKYQEIKGYTKKKVIVGFGIKSRGDVDEVLAFADGFVIGTEIVKRQVSFDEFKGYVDSIYV, from the coding sequence ATGAAAGGTGCTTATATACTTTATAATTATCCTACTGAAGAGCTTTTTAAAAAAGAGTTCCAGTATCTCTTAGATTCAAAGGTTGATTTCATAGAAGTAGGTCTGCCTTTTAATGATCCAGTGGCAGATGGTCCTGTCATTGCAAGGGCTTCTGATGAAGTAGCTGAGAGGGGGTATTCTCTGGATGAGATAGTTTTGGAAAAGGTGAGTAAAAAGATATATTTTATGACATACTCAAATGTAATTTTTAGCTATGGGTTTAATAGGTTTAGTGAGAGGTTTGGTAATGTTTTAGAGGGAGTGATAGTGGCAGATCTCCCAAATAGGGGCCATACCTTTTTTAAAGAGCATGGGTTTACCATTCCAATAGTGCCTTTTGCCACCCCTGAGTCAAGGGATGAGGATCTAGTTTTACTTGATCAACTATCTGGTGACTTTGTTTATTTTATTGGTATAAGGGGGATTACAGGTGGCAATGTGAATTTTAAAAGTGATGATATCAGGAAAAAATATCAAGAGATAAAGGGGTACACTAAAAAGAAGGTCATCGTGGGTTTTGGTATAAAGAGTAGAGGGGATGTGGATGAGGTTTTAGCTTTTGCTGATGGATTTGTTATTGGGACTGAGATTGTAAAACGACAAGTTAGTTTTGATGAGTTTAAGGGTTATGTCGATTCTATCTATGTTTGA
- a CDS encoding pseudouridine synthase has protein sequence MNNNFYDIVFEDNDIIVLNKIHGVLVIPDRYDDKLPHLKGLLLERYKKIFVVHRLDFGTGGLVVFAKNELAHRDLSMQFEKGEVYKEYYALVKGSFPYDVTCMLPISKVNYHGRYKINFKSGRKAITSFFVLEKFSDRSFLKVVPLTGRAHQIRVHLRALGFPLLQDFLYGERLEDKRLTLQAYFLRFKHPSKSREISFEAPLSPYMKNFLKNC, from the coding sequence ATGAACAATAATTTTTACGATATTGTTTTTGAGGACAATGATATTATAGTCTTGAACAAGATACATGGTGTTTTGGTGATACCTGATAGATACGATGATAAGTTGCCGCACCTAAAGGGTTTGTTGTTGGAACGTTATAAAAAAATATTTGTTGTCCATAGACTTGATTTTGGTACGGGTGGGCTTGTGGTATTTGCTAAAAATGAGTTGGCTCATAGAGATTTATCTATGCAGTTTGAAAAGGGGGAAGTTTATAAGGAGTATTACGCCCTTGTAAAGGGGAGTTTCCCTTATGATGTTACCTGTATGTTACCCATTTCAAAAGTCAACTATCATGGAAGATATAAAATAAATTTCAAAAGTGGAAGAAAAGCAATAACGTCCTTTTTTGTGTTAGAAAAGTTTTCTGATAGATCCTTTTTAAAAGTTGTTCCTTTGACAGGTAGGGCTCACCAGATCAGGGTTCATCTAAGGGCATTGGGGTTTCCACTGCTACAGGATTTTTTATATGGGGAAAGATTAGAAGATAAGAGACTGACATTGCAAGCATATTTCCTTCGTTTTAAACATCCCTCAAAAAGTAGAGAGATCAGTTTTGAAGCACCTTTGAGCCCTTATATGAAAAATTTTTTAAAAAATTGCTAA
- a CDS encoding flagellin, giving the protein MAVSIYNNLMSLNAQRHITSTNSMLGKSLERLSSGLRINHASDDASGMAISEKLRGQISGLKRAIMNAQDGISMLQTAEGALEEVSSMLQRMRELAVQAANGTYTSNDRVELQKEVEQLKAEINRISAATEFNTKKLLNGDGTALWSSSSNKISAIIRGNVAEGNYEISLKANKIGQNQVFKTDIMTLREGVIGAEIVGNKVHSAAGDFNGNDTNVAYVKDPKTIARTGTAYYTVTIGTANGSTSSFATLSMYQQVGSAFVFSSGASLNTQGRSGYIEFEFLATATTATTTAKNNGARARFIDAKTGFVGNWSYFTLGAGNDGNVSASMTLSYSGSGSIALSVSFDISSGGKVQAGDKVLFAISRTATAAASVAISGGGTVQISGGPNSITGPRIFFNEGELTKKDTDGLPDYNDVTITYVSLNQQNGNIDIGSITMGFKDMPSGNTATYASTVGGDFLFAINGAGEAATTTTKLKDIARFIDADGNNLFDNKQELTIWGGGKSAVIYLEADDTIADFEEKLTNAIVNQLGLGSDNSLVNSHLVDYISDPSGTGNRSVKGTFIIQTALAGEQGEIAFSGDQRLLNALSLAEIQKSVNNTTLVTVKNAHTGDLIGTDETGNDRVNGVIKGIELVVDSRANVSAYWDTTNNSLKFKENDNASTQKYFLHVVDNATDLQIGPNQGQTLSVSIPQLDVKGLGIENVYLVSQTLAQRAIPDIDNALSQVVTIRATIGAQINRLEHTIANLTVAKENMTASESRIRDLDVAEEMATFTRFQILGQSGMAMLAQANQIPQMALQLLK; this is encoded by the coding sequence ATGGCAGTGTCAATTTACAACAACCTTATGTCTTTGAATGCCCAAAGACATATCACCTCTACCAACTCCATGTTGGGGAAGTCTCTTGAGAGGCTGTCTTCAGGCCTCAGGATCAATCATGCATCTGATGATGCTTCTGGTATGGCGATCTCTGAAAAGTTAAGGGGTCAAATCAGTGGTTTGAAAAGGGCTATAATGAATGCCCAAGATGGTATCTCTATGTTACAAACCGCTGAAGGTGCTTTGGAAGAAGTTTCTTCTATGCTTCAAAGAATGAGGGAACTGGCTGTACAGGCAGCAAACGGTACTTATACCTCAAACGACCGTGTGGAACTCCAAAAAGAGGTGGAACAACTCAAAGCAGAAATCAACAGAATCTCTGCTGCTACTGAGTTTAACACCAAGAAATTGTTAAACGGTGATGGTACAGCTCTTTGGTCTTCAAGTAGCAACAAAATAAGCGCCATCATCAGGGGTAATGTAGCTGAAGGTAACTATGAAATTAGTCTTAAGGCAAACAAAATAGGTCAGAATCAAGTATTTAAAACTGATATTATGACCTTGCGAGAAGGTGTTATCGGTGCCGAAATTGTTGGTAACAAGGTCCATTCTGCAGCTGGTGATTTTAACGGTAACGATACTAATGTGGCTTATGTAAAGGATCCTAAAACAATTGCGAGAACTGGTACGGCATATTATACTGTAACAATAGGTACTGCAAATGGTTCAACCTCTTCTTTTGCAACCCTTTCAATGTATCAGCAAGTGGGTTCTGCTTTTGTTTTTTCTTCTGGAGCATCTCTCAATACTCAGGGTAGGTCTGGCTATATAGAATTTGAATTTTTAGCTACAGCAACAACAGCAACAACAACTGCCAAAAACAATGGTGCAAGAGCAAGATTTATAGATGCAAAGACAGGTTTTGTAGGTAATTGGTCATACTTTACATTAGGAGCTGGTAATGATGGTAATGTATCTGCAAGTATGACATTAAGCTACAGTGGTAGTGGTAGTATAGCTTTGAGTGTTTCGTTTGATATCTCCTCAGGTGGAAAGGTGCAGGCTGGGGATAAGGTGCTTTTTGCTATTTCGAGAACAGCTACAGCTGCAGCTTCTGTAGCCATTTCTGGTGGTGGGACAGTGCAGATATCAGGAGGACCCAATAGTATAACAGGGCCAAGAATATTTTTTAATGAAGGAGAACTTACCAAGAAAGATACTGACGGCTTACCAGATTATAATGATGTAACTATAACTTATGTCTCATTGAACCAGCAGAATGGTAATATTGATATTGGCAGTATAACAATGGGCTTCAAAGATATGCCTTCTGGTAATACTGCAACTTATGCTTCTACTGTTGGTGGTGACTTCTTATTTGCTATAAATGGTGCTGGTGAAGCTGCGACTACTACTACTAAACTAAAAGATATAGCAAGGTTTATAGATGCCGATGGTAACAACCTTTTTGACAACAAGCAGGAGCTCACAATTTGGGGTGGTGGTAAAAGTGCTGTTATATACCTTGAGGCGGATGATACCATAGCCGATTTTGAGGAAAAACTCACAAATGCGATAGTTAATCAACTTGGACTTGGATCAGATAATTCCCTTGTAAATTCCCATCTTGTGGATTATATCTCTGACCCATCAGGTACGGGTAATCGTAGTGTGAAGGGTACCTTTATTATTCAAACTGCTCTTGCTGGAGAGCAAGGTGAAATAGCTTTTAGTGGGGATCAGAGGCTTTTGAATGCCCTTTCCCTTGCTGAGATACAGAAATCTGTTAATAACACCACATTGGTTACAGTGAAAAATGCCCACACTGGAGATCTTATAGGCACAGATGAAACAGGTAATGATAGAGTAAATGGTGTTATAAAGGGTATAGAACTTGTGGTTGATTCGAGGGCAAATGTTTCTGCATATTGGGATACAACTAATAATAGTTTGAAATTTAAAGAAAATGACAATGCTTCTACACAGAAGTATTTCCTCCATGTAGTTGATAATGCAACAGATCTTCAGATCGGTCCAAATCAGGGGCAGACATTGTCTGTATCTATTCCACAGCTAGATGTTAAAGGTCTTGGGATCGAAAATGTGTACCTTGTATCCCAGACATTAGCCCAGAGAGCTATACCTGATATTGATAATGCTCTAAGTCAGGTGGTGACCATCAGGGCAACAATAGGTGCCCAGATAAACAGACTTGAACATACCATTGCAAACCTGACAGTGGCTAAGGAGAATATGACTGCCTCTGAATCGAGGATACGTGACCTTGATGTTGCTGAAGAGATGGCTACTTTTACAAGATTCCAGATTCTTGGTCAGTCTGGTATGGCTATGTTGGCACAGGCTAACCAGATTCCACAGATGGCTCTTCAGCTTCTTAAATAG
- a CDS encoding succinate dehydrogenase, with the protein MPRKDLVTYPKKVSYRKHTGMTAWLLHRITGVILGLYLILHIFSKAGYADWFGALTGNAFARIIVLVAFAYHAFNGFRIVLIDFSNGAEREVFSKQFMVVILLTIVVTIIGAIPLFS; encoded by the coding sequence ATGCCAAGAAAAGATTTGGTGACCTATCCCAAAAAGGTATCCTACAGGAAGCATACCGGGATGACGGCATGGCTTCTTCATCGCATTACAGGAGTAATTTTAGGTCTGTATCTTATTCTTCACATTTTTAGCAAAGCAGGTTATGCAGATTGGTTTGGAGCTTTGACGGGTAATGCTTTTGCCAGGATTATTGTGTTGGTGGCTTTTGCTTATCATGCTTTCAATGGTTTTAGGATAGTCTTGATCGACTTTTCAAATGGGGCAGAAAGAGAGGTTTTCTCAAAGCAGTTCATGGTAGTGATACTTCTTACTATAGTAGTCACCATAATTGGTGCTATTCCTTTGTTTTCTTAG
- a CDS encoding succinate dehydrogenase: MMKGYKFNGSSDSGLFEWLLQRISGVILIVVIAIHFFSMIKSGQWGLKSIVLGPLFAFGIFHTMNGFKMITDDYVSSTIWRAIILAVYWIVGVTAAVLALKIVSGL, translated from the coding sequence ATGATGAAGGGATATAAATTTAACGGTTCCAGCGATTCTGGACTTTTTGAGTGGCTTTTGCAAAGAATATCTGGTGTTATACTAATAGTGGTTATTGCTATACATTTCTTTTCTATGATAAAATCAGGTCAGTGGGGTCTTAAAAGCATAGTGTTGGGTCCTCTTTTTGCTTTTGGTATTTTCCATACTATGAATGGGTTTAAGATGATCACTGATGATTATGTATCATCAACCATCTGGAGAGCTATAATTCTTGCCGTATACTGGATAGTAGGTGTTACGGCGGCAGTTTTAGCTCTTAAAATCGTATCTGGACTATAA
- the sdhA gene encoding succinate dehydrogenase flavoprotein subunit has translation MSVKVEYHKFDVVVLGAGGAGLNAAQVASQYVSTAVISEVYPTRSHTISAQGGISAALGNLEEDHWIWHMYDTVKGSDYLADQDACEYMTRLAPQYIIELEHIGVPFSRTPDGKIAQRPFGGHTAEFGKRPVKRACYAADRTGHVMLQTLFEKAVAQKTQFFSEFYAVELLTNEGAVNGVLCWDIKNGGFHLFHAKAVVFATGGCCRIFKTNSNAHINTGDGLALALRKGFSWSDAEFIQFHPTGIYGAGNLITEGVRGEGGILLNAQGERFMERYAPTIKDLAPRDIVSRSMVKEVLAGRGVGPNKDHVLLKIDHIGAEAIHEKLPGIHELALVFAGVDCTKEPIPVMPTAHYQNGGIPTNYLTQVIKGVGPNPEETVPGFFAAGEIASASVHGANRLGTNSLLDLVVFGRTAGEQSAKYAKENGFVPLAENAGKEGIELLQKFLNSNGKNTFGPMYKKLTETMEAYVGVFRTEETMTTAKGILAELKQQLEDYRVNDKSTVYNLELIEALELNNMVLVSQALTEAALLRKESRGGHAREDYPERDDVNFHKHTEVTLDGDGNIKVDYRPVRMKPLTVESFPLKPRVY, from the coding sequence ATGTCTGTAAAAGTAGAATATCATAAGTTTGATGTGGTTGTATTGGGTGCTGGTGGTGCTGGGCTTAATGCAGCTCAGGTGGCATCTCAATATGTCAGCACTGCTGTAATATCAGAGGTTTATCCTACAAGAAGCCACACGATTTCTGCTCAGGGTGGTATCTCTGCAGCATTGGGTAACCTGGAGGAAGATCACTGGATCTGGCACATGTATGATACTGTAAAAGGTAGTGACTACCTTGCGGATCAGGATGCTTGCGAATATATGACAAGATTGGCGCCTCAGTATATAATTGAGCTTGAGCATATTGGTGTGCCTTTTAGTAGGACTCCGGATGGTAAAATAGCCCAGAGACCTTTTGGTGGACATACTGCGGAGTTTGGTAAAAGACCTGTAAAAAGGGCATGTTATGCTGCAGATAGAACTGGGCATGTAATGCTTCAAACCCTTTTTGAAAAAGCTGTTGCCCAAAAGACGCAGTTTTTCAGCGAGTTTTATGCTGTTGAGCTGCTTACTAATGAGGGCGCAGTAAATGGTGTTCTTTGCTGGGACATCAAAAACGGTGGTTTCCATCTTTTCCATGCAAAGGCTGTTGTTTTTGCTACGGGTGGTTGCTGTAGGATCTTCAAAACAAATTCCAATGCTCATATAAATACCGGCGATGGTTTAGCCCTTGCTCTTAGGAAGGGTTTTTCATGGTCTGACGCAGAGTTTATCCAGTTCCATCCGACTGGTATTTATGGCGCAGGTAACCTTATCACTGAAGGTGTCAGAGGTGAAGGTGGTATCCTTTTGAATGCTCAGGGTGAAAGGTTTATGGAAAGATATGCGCCAACCATCAAAGACCTTGCTCCAAGAGATATTGTTTCGAGATCGATGGTAAAAGAGGTACTTGCAGGTCGTGGTGTGGGGCCAAACAAAGATCACGTGTTACTTAAGATAGATCATATAGGTGCTGAGGCAATACATGAGAAACTTCCTGGTATTCATGAGCTTGCTCTTGTGTTTGCAGGTGTGGATTGTACCAAAGAGCCTATCCCTGTTATGCCAACTGCCCATTATCAGAATGGTGGTATACCTACTAACTATCTCACTCAGGTTATCAAGGGCGTAGGACCTAATCCAGAGGAGACTGTGCCTGGGTTCTTTGCTGCTGGTGAAATAGCTTCTGCTTCTGTACATGGTGCTAACAGGCTTGGTACAAATTCACTTCTTGATCTTGTTGTTTTTGGTAGGACAGCTGGTGAGCAGTCTGCAAAATATGCTAAGGAAAATGGTTTTGTACCTCTTGCTGAAAATGCTGGTAAAGAGGGGATAGAGCTACTTCAAAAGTTCTTAAATTCAAATGGTAAAAATACCTTTGGTCCGATGTATAAGAAATTAACAGAGACTATGGAAGCTTATGTCGGCGTGTTTAGAACAGAAGAAACAATGACCACTGCCAAAGGTATTTTAGCTGAATTAAAGCAACAGTTAGAAGATTATAGGGTTAACGATAAATCCACAGTGTATAACCTTGAGCTCATCGAAGCCCTTGAGTTAAATAACATGGTATTGGTATCTCAGGCTCTTACAGAAGCGGCGCTCCTTAGAAAAGAGTCAAGAGGAGGTCATGCTCGTGAGGATTATCCTGAAAGGGATGATGTAAACTTCCATAAGCATACCGAAGTTACACTGGATGGTGATGGGAATATTAAAGTAGATTACAGACCTGTTCGTATGAAGCCTCTCACTGTGGAATCTTTCCCACTTAAACCAAGAGTATATTAA
- a CDS encoding succinate dehydrogenase iron-sulfur subunit has translation MSTNKFVTFEIFRYDPEKDKEPYYQTYKVEIRRNGMLLLEGLNQVKWEIDPTLSFRRSCREGVCGSDGLNVNGVNMLSCMTKIEDLGTDHIVIQPLPGMKVIRDLVTDVDDFFQKFITVKPYLIRKSPAPDKEFYQSPEDRKLLDGLYECILCGCCSSSCPSYWVDEKYLGPNAFLRAYRYLIDSRDEGADERLPILNDKNGVWRCHTIYNCVEACPKQLNPTKAIVGIRRMLLERGY, from the coding sequence ATGAGTACAAATAAATTTGTTACTTTTGAAATATTCAGATACGATCCAGAAAAGGATAAAGAACCATACTATCAGACTTATAAGGTGGAAATTAGAAGAAACGGTATGCTTTTGCTCGAGGGTCTTAATCAAGTTAAATGGGAGATAGATCCTACATTGAGTTTCCGAAGATCATGCCGTGAAGGTGTGTGTGGATCTGACGGCCTTAATGTAAATGGTGTGAATATGTTATCCTGCATGACAAAGATAGAGGATTTGGGAACTGATCATATAGTAATTCAGCCACTGCCCGGGATGAAAGTTATAAGAGACTTGGTGACAGATGTAGATGATTTCTTCCAGAAATTTATTACAGTGAAGCCATATCTCATAAGAAAGAGCCCAGCACCTGATAAAGAGTTTTATCAGTCACCAGAAGATAGAAAGCTTTTGGATGGGCTATATGAGTGTATTCTTTGTGGATGCTGTTCCTCTTCATGTCCTTCTTATTGGGTTGATGAAAAGTATTTGGGACCTAATGCGTTTCTTAGAGCTTACAGATATTTGATCGATTCGAGGGACGAAGGTGCAGATGAAAGGCTGCCTATTCTTAATGATAAAAATGGTGTGTGGAGATGCCACACAATTTACAACTGTGTTGAGGCTTGTCCAAAGCAGTTAAACCCAACAAAAGCTATAGTGGGTATAAGAAGGATGCTCCTCGAAAGAGGATATTAA